ATTGTGATCGGGGTCCTGCACCAACTGAAGAGTCAGATCTACTGAGCCTTCCTGCTGCAGCGCCAGCGGCTCCGGGGCTGCTGCCACCTCTGCACCCACGTGGACGTGGCATCTCCTGCCTGGGGGCCTGGGTGACAGGCACCAGGAAGGGCTGGGTCATCTCCCTCGTGGCTGTTCTTAAAGCTTCTCTGAATTATTTATTGTATTAACTATGAAACCAAAATGACGCTGTGCACACACCTCTGCTCCACAGGTACTGTCACAGTCAATATTACCAAATATTTGTAGGGACATAGTGAAGGCggggaaaaaagtgtgtatTGAGTAGAGGTCTTTTAAGATGCCAGAGAGTCTTTAGCTCAGGCAGGCGCGGTGGGGTTTGCCTGTGCCACTGACTCTCTGCTGCGGAGCAGATCTGCTCTGCAACCTCAGGCCTCTGATACAACCCCTTCTGATCCCAGGGGAGGGGGAATGAAACAAGAACACACACTAAAAGCTGTTGGTTTCTGTTAAAACAGGCTAGGAATAGGCTTCTCCCGTAACTGGGCTTTCTCGTACCTCCCTGTGAAGCAGCTCTTACGGGGcagggtgtttttttaaaagttgtgtaGATGCTTTGGGGAAGGATGAGCCCATCACTGCCAGGAAGACACTTAATCGGTGCAGCCGCCACCTCCCCGGTGCAGAGCTGGCGGCACGGGCCAGGGACTTGCTAAAACCTGACCTCTCCCGCTGTAGCCATAGTTCCCCTGACAGGGAGACAGGAGCAAGCCTTCTGTACAGGCTTTTCCTGCTCGCGCTGGTGAGTGCTGAAATGTGTCCAGCTTCATCCATCTTTGGGTTTTGATGTGGCTGTATTGAACAGGAAAGTAGCTCAGTAGCTGTAGCACAGCGCTGCCACGGGCTCTCGCTGCTCCTCCTTTTATAGAGATACATACGTATAACCAGccttgatttgattttttttttttttttttgtttttataaatcaCTGAAATCATCCTGAAGTATTATCAGTGTCAGCTTTGCAGACATGCTCTCTGGGGACACTTTTTAAGCTGTCACATGCTGCCGCTGTCAGTATGGGTCGTAGCTCTGGCCGACAGAAACGCTTCGTGGTGTGGTGTAGCCGCTGCCCAAGTGACGGTTGTTCCACCACACAGAGCAATTGTactggggctcctccagcgtGGTGACGCTGGCAGTAGGATTTGTTCTCTGTAATCACATTCGTGCTCCCACTCCAGGGGTAGTGGATTTCTTTTACACTGTTTTTCCACTAGTGACGAGGTAGCGCTCGGCTCCAGGTTATGTGGTTTGAACGCTGCAGCATGAGAATGTTTAAGCTACTGTTTCTACCCCCATTTAGTAGCGGAGAACCCATTCGGTGGCAGGGGTGGGTGTGATTTTTATGCAGAATTATTCTTCAAACCCTGCCTTTGGGTGCCCTTTTCAATGCAACAGAAGCCCCAGAGTCAAGCCCTGCGGTGATGCACATCACTGATAAAGCACGCACAGGGTCAGCTGTGTCTTGCCTGGAAGATGTTGCTTTGTGATAAAGAAAATCCTCTCTTGTGGGTGAGCAGGTTTGGGTTAGGGCTCTGCAGCTGAACGAGGGGCATGGGCTGAACCCCTGGAGATGCTCTGCCAGAAGCAGGATGAGGACGTGGAGTTTGACAGACCTCACATGTGAAAGCGACATATTTTTCTATtgagaaaagtaattaaataaattttgctgaatgttttaatgattttttctgcttttatttctgttgctgcaTTCCTGGAGCCTTACCCTAGAGCTGGTCAGAGACGGAGAGGCAGTTTCTGGAAGCCCAGCCCAGCCGTCGTGGCTCAGGTTACCCTCTCCTGGCCCTTGCCTTCCCCACACCTGGGGGCTGCTGCGACCCAGAGCCCAAACCCTGCCCTGACACCCTTTGAACGGAGAAAAACACCacagcaaagcacagatgaaCCAAAAGCCTGGTGTTTAATGGCTCATACGCTCACATACCACTCAGTcacactgcagaaagcagccaaAATACACGTAGAGCTCTGCAGCCGTAACAGTCATGAGTTCATTCGCCTCCCTGAGGCGCTCGCTTCATTTTCTTACTACAACACCAGGGACTCTACAACAGCGTACTTACACCTTCCCCTGCGCAGCCCCGTGAGATGGCTCACTGCACTGAAGGGCAGGAAGAAATAACATTCCCTCTGCAAGTAAGGCAGCGGGAGGGCCCAGTGCCAAGTCACTCTCTCCAACCACCCTCCCAgctgcaaagcattttaaaccaaatgcatataaatacaCAGGACCAGCCCAAgccctgcaaaaaaaagaagggggggaaaaaaaaaccccaacagctTTGTTTCAGCATCAGCTCCTCCTCCCTCAGCGCCTCACACAGCCTCTGGCAGTGTGATGTTATGGTCCTCGTCCGTCTCTATCCCAACCTCCTCCTGTACAAGCACAGAGTGTCACAGCAGGGTAgtggccccagcccagcagagccACCGCCACTGCCCCGGGGCCGAGCGCAGCCTCCATACTTACAAAGAATTGCTTCTTGCTTTTGGGATACCCCTCCAGGATGGCCTCCAGCAGCTCGGTCGCCTGGCGAGACAGGGGCACCGTGAGCGCTGCAGCGCGGCCGTGCCGGGCTGCCAGCACTGGGCAGCCCCACTACAGCTCTTGGGGACTGTCCCCTGTATGGGCATCACAAGCTGGCAGCTCGGGTGACAGCACGGGAGCAGCTCTCTCCAACGCAAGGAGAGGCTGCTTTGTTtccccagagcagagctctgcagggacTTGCGTATTTGGGCACTGCCGTGACACGGCCTTTTCCCAGGGGATCGTCTTGGTACCCAGAGTGTTCCTGAAACCTGTGCACCCCCAGGGACAGCCCCGAGTGTGGCTGGCGCAGCACTCCCTGCTCCACAGCTACAGCGTTCGCCTGAGGTCTCCTCACTCAGCaccacagctgctgcctgcgctgcctaGCAGACCCCATATCCCCGTCAGGGCACCAGCGTCACCCAGTGTCACCGCAGGACTGTCACCGCCACCTCCCTGGCGCTGTCCACCCGCCCCGCTCGATGGCACGGCCATTACCATTCGCTTCCTCTTTCGCCACTCCTTGCAGTACAGCTTCTGCTCACTACAGACCTGCAAACGGCAAGACAAAGTGAGAAccgagcaggcagcagcagccccacgAAGCCACCGTAAGCCTGAGGTGGGAAGTGCCTGGTGCTGAGGACCTACCGGTCGTCCCAGCTCCAGCCAGAGCATTATTTAACAGCACAAATGGCTAACGAAGGCCCCGCAGGGACGTGAACCTCTCTGTGAAATGATCACCCGAGACAGGGAAAGGATGAATTGGCCAAGTGGTGGGTGACTGCCCGAAGCAAACGTTTGCAAGGAATAGGCAGCTCAGAGCATTTCCTAAAGACACCCCAAGAGTTGTCACCGTCGCACACATGGCTGAGGCTTGCGCTCAGGCTCTGCGGGGCAGCCCAGGTCCCGCACAACCTCCTGTCCCCATTGGACTGGTGTCAGTCAGACCGAGGACCGGGTAACCTGGCCAAGGGTTTGGTACGATTGGCCCAGCCCAGGCCCGGGctctgctgctggtcctcagctcagccccgggcagctcctcaccttgtctttttcttccgGAGTCACATGGTTGGTGGCAGACTTAATCCTCTCCAGTTTCTCCGTGTAACTCGCACAGTCCTTCCTCAACTCCTCGATCTCTCTGGTCATCTCAGGGGTTGTCATGGAGCTGTTCAGGTCCTTCAGCTCTGGAAGGGAGGCATCGATCACCAGCAGGGCCGGTggccagggcacagctgcccatGCCCACAGggtccccagctgctgctggtacTGCGGGGGTCTGGCTGGGTAGGCAGGGCGCACTCACCCGCCTCCATTTGccggcagctctgctgcagcgcCTGCACCTTGGCGGAGAGCGCGGCGATCTCCCCATCCAGGCCACGGAGCTCCGCATCGCTGGCGGCCGGG
The sequence above is a segment of the Pelecanus crispus isolate bPelCri1 chromosome 18, bPelCri1.pri, whole genome shotgun sequence genome. Coding sequences within it:
- the PSMC3IP gene encoding homologous-pairing protein 2 homolog isoform X3, whose amino-acid sequence is MSKGREGPAAGAAAVLLRYLREQNRPYSAQDAFGNLQREHGLGKAAVVKALEQLAQQGRVREKAYGKQKIYFADQEQLPAASDAELRGLDGEIAALSAKVQALQQSCRQMEAGDSMTTPEMTREIEELRKDCASYTEKLERIKSATNHVTPEEKDKVCSEQKLYCKEWRKRKRMATELLEAILEGYPKSKKQFFEEVGIETDEDHNITLPEAV
- the PSMC3IP gene encoding homologous-pairing protein 2 homolog isoform X2, with product MSKGREGPAAGAAAVLLRYLREQNRPYSAQDAFGNLQREHGLGKAAVVKALEQLAQQGRVREKAYGKQKIYFADQEQLPAASDAELRGLDGEIAALSAKVQALQQSCRQMEAELKDLNSSMTTPEMTREIEELRKDCASYTEKLERIKSATNHVTPEEKDKVCSEQKLYCKEWRKRKRMATELLEAILEGYPKSKKQFFEEVGIETDEDHNITLPEAV
- the PSMC3IP gene encoding homologous-pairing protein 2 homolog isoform X1 — translated: MSKGREGPAAGGGAAAVLLRYLREQNRPYSAQDAFGNLQREHGLGKAAVVKALEQLAQQGRVREKAYGKQKIYFADQEQLPAASDAELRGLDGEIAALSAKVQALQQSCRQMEAELKDLNSSMTTPEMTREIEELRKDCASYTEKLERIKSATNHVTPEEKDKVCSEQKLYCKEWRKRKRMATELLEAILEGYPKSKKQFFEEVGIETDEDHNITLPEAV